A window from Cellulomonas sp. C5510 encodes these proteins:
- a CDS encoding ParA family protein codes for MLVLGVCSLKGGVGKTSVTLGLASAALERGLRTLVVDLDPQGDSTLALATAPAAGDVAGVLETPSADTLAAATSPSAWAEAGLDVLVGSAASARHDARDGDDLDRLRFALAWVHDYDLVLVDCPPSLGGLTRTGLTACDRAVVVTEPGLFSVTAVGRAMRTIDDLRRGPAAQLQPLGVVVNRVRARSVEQAFRLEELRGLYGPLVLTPFVPERAALQQAQGAAQPVHAWPGAGARELAGAFDDLLDRALRAPRT; via the coding sequence GTGCTGGTGCTGGGTGTGTGCTCGCTCAAGGGCGGCGTGGGCAAGACGTCGGTGACGCTCGGCCTGGCGTCCGCGGCGCTGGAGCGTGGGCTGCGCACGCTCGTGGTCGACCTCGACCCGCAGGGCGACAGCACCCTCGCGCTGGCGACCGCCCCCGCGGCCGGCGACGTCGCCGGCGTGCTCGAGACCCCCTCGGCCGACACGCTCGCCGCCGCCACCTCCCCGAGCGCGTGGGCGGAGGCCGGGCTGGACGTGCTGGTCGGTTCAGCGGCGTCGGCTCGCCACGACGCCCGAGACGGCGACGACCTGGACCGCCTCCGGTTCGCCCTCGCCTGGGTGCACGACTACGACCTCGTGCTGGTGGACTGCCCGCCGTCGCTCGGCGGCCTGACCCGCACCGGGCTGACCGCGTGCGACCGTGCGGTCGTCGTCACGGAGCCCGGGCTGTTCTCCGTCACCGCCGTCGGTCGCGCCATGCGCACCATCGACGACCTGCGGCGCGGTCCGGCCGCACAGCTCCAGCCGCTCGGCGTCGTGGTGAACCGGGTGCGCGCCCGCTCCGTGGAGCAGGCGTTCCGGCTCGAGGAGCTCCGCGGGCTCTACGGCCCGCTGGTACTGACGCCGTTCGTGCCCGAGCGGGCCGCGCTGCAGCAGGCGCAGGGAGCCGCGCAGCCGGTCCACGCCTGGCCCGGAGCCGGAGCGCGCGAGCTGGCCGGGGCGTTCGACGACCTGCTGGACCGAGCCCTGCGCGCACCGCGCACCTGA